In Phaeobacter piscinae, one genomic interval encodes:
- a CDS encoding LysR family transcriptional regulator, with protein MDWDKLRIFHAVADAGSLTHAGDKLNLSQSAVSRQIRALEESLSSTLFHRHARGLILTEQGELLFDATKSMSKRLEAASARIRDSEEEVFGELRVTTTFGFGTLWLAPRLTKLYEQYPDLKIDLMLEERVLDLPMREADVAIRMKEPSQADLIRKRLMTVQMKLYASRGYVERNGAPDQAEDIVDHRLICQNPRSAQVGSAAVLVQKLMTHNPSSLLTVNNYFGVLQGVIHDLGIGVLPDYVTEDFPDLVPVLQDEDTSDVPVYLAYPEELRHSRRISAFRDFVQNEIIAHRKHMKELGKI; from the coding sequence ATGGATTGGGATAAGCTTAGAATATTTCACGCGGTGGCGGACGCAGGCAGTCTGACCCATGCGGGCGACAAGCTGAACTTGTCGCAGTCGGCGGTCAGTCGGCAGATTCGCGCATTGGAAGAGAGCCTCAGCTCAACCCTGTTTCACCGCCACGCGCGGGGGTTGATTCTCACCGAACAGGGAGAGCTGCTGTTTGACGCCACCAAGTCGATGTCAAAACGGCTTGAGGCCGCCTCGGCCCGTATTCGCGACAGCGAGGAAGAGGTTTTTGGCGAGCTGCGCGTCACCACTACCTTCGGCTTTGGCACCCTGTGGCTGGCGCCGCGCCTGACCAAGCTTTATGAGCAATACCCGGATCTGAAGATTGATTTGATGCTGGAGGAACGCGTGCTGGACCTGCCCATGCGCGAGGCTGATGTGGCCATCCGCATGAAGGAACCCAGCCAGGCTGATCTGATCCGCAAGCGGCTGATGACCGTGCAGATGAAGCTCTATGCCTCGCGCGGCTATGTTGAACGCAACGGCGCGCCGGACCAGGCCGAAGATATCGTCGATCACCGGCTGATCTGCCAAAACCCCCGTTCCGCTCAGGTTGGCTCAGCCGCTGTGCTGGTACAGAAACTAATGACCCATAACCCGTCATCGCTGCTGACCGTGAACAACTACTTTGGTGTGTTGCAGGGCGTCATTCATGATCTGGGCATCGGGGTGCTGCCCGATTACGTGACTGAGGACTTTCCCGATCTGGTGCCAGTCCTGCAGGATGAGGACACCAGCGACGTGCCGGTCTACCTCGCCTACCCGGAAGAATTGCGCCATTCCCGGCGGATTTCCGCATTCCGGGATTTCGTCCAGAATGAGATTATTGCACATCGCAAGCATATGAAAGAACTGGGCAAAATATGA
- the purL gene encoding phosphoribosylformylglycinamidine synthase subunit PurL codes for MQEPAITPELIANHGLKPEEYDLILEIIGREPTFTELGIFSAMWNEHCSYKSSKKWLRTLPTDGPQVICGPGENAGIVDIGDGDAVVFKMESHNHPSYIEPYQGAATGVGGILRDVFTMGARPIASMNALSFGEPSHHKTRQLVNGVVEGIGGYGNCFGVPCVGGEVRFHPAYNGNCLVNAFAAGLAKTDSIFYSAASGVGMPVVYLGAKTGRDGVGGATMASAEFDDTIEEKRPTVQVGDPFTEKRLMEATLELMQTGAVISIQDMGAAGLTCSAVEMGDKGKLGVKLNLEDVPQREENMTAYEMMLSESQERMLMVLKPELEAEARAVFEKWDLDFAIVGETIAEDRFLILHNGEVKADLVLSKLASTAPEYDRPWVETPAPEPLTDADVPTIDPIDGLKALISSPNYAGKQWVYEQYDTTVMGDTARRPGAGSGIVRVHGTDKQLAFTSDVTPRYVMANPFEGGKQAVAEAYRNLTAVGATPLATTDNLNFGNPEKPEIMGQFVGAIKGIGEAVAALDMPIVSGNVSLYNETDGQGILPTPTIGAVGLIAAGEEAITGEVRDGHIALLIGDTIGHLGQSALLAEVFNREDGDAPAVDLAAEKRNGEFIRANRELIKACTDLGDGGLAMAAFELAEGAGVGVQIDAGDTPTVFGEDQARYLVACNFDQAEALMMAAGQAGVTVTSVGKFGGDMVKIGGSEAPLAELADVFRSSFAAAVA; via the coding sequence ATGCAAGAACCCGCCATCACGCCTGAACTGATTGCCAACCACGGGTTGAAGCCCGAGGAATACGATCTGATCCTCGAAATCATCGGGCGGGAGCCAACATTCACGGAGCTGGGCATTTTCTCGGCCATGTGGAATGAGCACTGTTCTTACAAATCCTCCAAAAAATGGCTCCGCACCCTGCCGACCGACGGCCCGCAGGTGATCTGTGGCCCCGGTGAAAACGCAGGGATTGTGGATATCGGCGACGGCGATGCCGTTGTCTTCAAAATGGAAAGCCACAACCACCCCTCCTACATCGAGCCCTACCAGGGTGCGGCGACCGGGGTTGGTGGCATTCTGCGCGACGTCTTCACCATGGGCGCGCGGCCCATCGCTTCGATGAATGCGCTGTCCTTCGGCGAGCCGTCCCATCACAAAACCCGCCAGCTGGTCAACGGTGTGGTTGAGGGCATCGGCGGTTATGGCAACTGCTTCGGCGTGCCTTGTGTTGGCGGCGAAGTGCGCTTCCATCCCGCTTACAATGGCAACTGTCTCGTGAACGCCTTTGCAGCCGGCCTCGCCAAAACTGACAGCATTTTCTACTCCGCCGCCTCCGGTGTCGGTATGCCGGTTGTGTACCTTGGCGCCAAAACTGGTCGTGACGGCGTTGGCGGAGCCACCATGGCATCGGCGGAATTTGACGACACCATTGAGGAAAAGCGCCCCACCGTTCAGGTTGGCGACCCCTTCACCGAAAAACGCCTGATGGAAGCCACACTGGAGCTGATGCAGACCGGCGCGGTGATCTCTATTCAGGACATGGGCGCCGCGGGCCTCACCTGTTCTGCCGTGGAAATGGGCGACAAGGGCAAGCTGGGCGTCAAGCTGAACCTTGAAGACGTGCCGCAGCGCGAAGAGAACATGACGGCCTATGAAATGATGCTGTCGGAATCTCAGGAACGCATGCTGATGGTGCTGAAGCCCGAACTGGAAGCCGAAGCCCGCGCCGTGTTTGAGAAATGGGACCTTGATTTCGCCATCGTGGGCGAGACCATCGCCGAAGATCGCTTCCTGATCCTGCACAATGGTGAGGTAAAGGCAGATCTGGTTCTGTCGAAACTGGCCTCCACCGCGCCTGAATACGACCGCCCCTGGGTGGAGACGCCCGCGCCTGAGCCGCTCACCGACGCGGATGTGCCCACCATTGACCCAATTGACGGCCTGAAGGCGCTGATCTCCAGCCCGAACTATGCCGGCAAACAGTGGGTCTATGAGCAATATGACACCACGGTTATGGGCGACACCGCCCGCCGCCCCGGCGCAGGCTCCGGTATCGTGCGGGTGCATGGCACCGACAAACAGCTGGCCTTCACCTCCGACGTGACTCCGCGCTACGTCATGGCAAACCCGTTCGAGGGCGGCAAACAGGCGGTGGCCGAGGCTTATCGCAACCTGACAGCTGTCGGCGCCACGCCCTTGGCAACAACCGACAACCTGAACTTCGGCAACCCTGAGAAGCCCGAAATCATGGGTCAGTTTGTTGGCGCCATCAAAGGTATCGGCGAAGCTGTTGCAGCCCTCGATATGCCGATCGTGTCCGGCAATGTATCGCTCTACAATGAAACCGACGGTCAGGGCATCCTGCCCACGCCCACCATTGGCGCGGTTGGCCTGATCGCTGCGGGCGAAGAAGCCATCACCGGCGAAGTTCGTGACGGTCACATCGCCCTCCTGATCGGTGACACCATCGGCCATCTTGGCCAATCGGCACTGCTGGCCGAGGTGTTCAACCGCGAGGACGGCGATGCACCGGCGGTGGATCTGGCGGCGGAGAAGCGCAACGGCGAATTCATCCGCGCCAACCGCGAGCTGATCAAAGCCTGTACCGACCTTGGTGACGGCGGTCTGGCCATGGCAGCCTTTGAACTGGCCGAAGGCGCCGGTGTCGGCGTGCAGATCGACGCGGGCGACACCCCGACCGTGTTTGGTGAGGATCAGGCGCGCTATCTGGTGGCCTGCAACTTCGATCAGGCCGAGGCACTGATGATGGCGGCGGGTCAGGCCGGTGTCACGGTCACCAGCGTCGGCAAATTCGGCGGCGACATGGTGAAGATCGGCGGCTCAGAGGCGCCTCTGGCCGAACTGGCCGACGTCTTCCGCTCGAGTTTTGCCGCTGCTGTGGCCTAA
- a CDS encoding BolA/IbaG family iron-sulfur metabolism protein, with protein sequence MPMQAQEIEDLLRESFPDAEIQVGGHDGVHMSAMVIDESFRGKNRVQQQRAVYAALKGKMDGANGELHALALTTKVPE encoded by the coding sequence ATGCCGATGCAAGCCCAAGAAATCGAAGACCTGCTGCGCGAGAGTTTTCCAGATGCGGAAATTCAGGTTGGCGGCCATGACGGTGTGCATATGTCCGCGATGGTCATCGACGAGAGCTTTCGCGGCAAGAACCGTGTCCAGCAGCAGCGCGCGGTCTATGCCGCGCTGAAGGGCAAGATGGATGGCGCCAATGGGGAGCTGCACGCTCTCGCCCTGACCACAAAGGTGCCCGAGTAA
- the grxD gene encoding Grx4 family monothiol glutaredoxin — MTDVKTRIDETVKASDVVLFMKGTKDMPQCGFSSRVAGVLNYIGVDYTDVNVLADEELRAGIKDYSDWPTIPQLYVKGEFVGGCDIITEMTLSGELDGMFEQNGVTFDKDAADKIREANG, encoded by the coding sequence ATGACCGACGTAAAAACCCGCATCGACGAAACCGTCAAAGCCAGCGATGTCGTGCTCTTCATGAAGGGCACCAAGGATATGCCGCAGTGTGGCTTCTCCTCACGCGTGGCTGGCGTTCTGAATTACATCGGCGTCGACTACACCGATGTGAATGTGCTGGCTGATGAGGAACTGCGCGCCGGCATCAAGGATTATTCCGATTGGCCGACCATCCCGCAGCTTTATGTCAAAGGTGAGTTTGTGGGCGGTTGCGACATCATCACCGAGATGACCCTCTCGGGCGAACTGGACGGAATGTTTGAACAAAACGGCGTCACCTTCGACAAAGACGCCGCTGACAAGATCCGCGAAGCCAACGGCTAA
- a CDS encoding DUF1295 domain-containing protein: MSSNYGGVDRSHGRSLRSKLCFAALHAGSVSICLWLASGGLDWPDPMRAKLLAGAAALYFLRHLVTLFVLLQRKVDLSEGLGLAAFMAAFEIGFLLLGAGLISGAAAPFGSWDILGGVLLLIGSAVNTGSELQRWQWKKQPESKGHCYTGGLFAYAMHVNYLGDSILFTGWAILTASLWAGVVPMLMTSMFIFYHIPALDRYLADRYGAEFRAYAARTAKFLPFVY; encoded by the coding sequence ATGAGCAGCAACTATGGCGGTGTTGACCGCTCCCATGGGCGGTCGTTGCGCAGCAAACTGTGTTTTGCAGCCCTGCATGCGGGATCGGTGTCGATCTGCCTCTGGCTGGCCTCTGGCGGGCTGGACTGGCCGGATCCCATGCGCGCGAAACTGCTGGCCGGGGCAGCTGCGCTATATTTTCTGCGCCATCTGGTGACGCTGTTTGTCCTGCTCCAGCGGAAGGTCGATCTGTCTGAGGGGCTGGGGCTGGCGGCGTTTATGGCCGCTTTCGAAATTGGCTTTCTGCTGTTGGGTGCAGGGCTGATCTCCGGCGCGGCGGCGCCGTTTGGTTCATGGGATATTCTGGGCGGCGTGCTATTGCTGATCGGATCCGCGGTGAACACCGGATCGGAGCTGCAGCGGTGGCAGTGGAAAAAGCAGCCAGAGAGCAAGGGGCATTGTTACACCGGTGGGTTGTTTGCCTATGCGATGCATGTGAACTACCTCGGCGACAGCATTCTGTTCACCGGATGGGCCATCCTGACAGCGTCGCTTTGGGCGGGAGTTGTGCCAATGCTGATGACAAGCATGTTCATTTTCTACCATATTCCGGCGCTGGACCGGTATCTGGCGGATCGCTACGGGGCGGAGTTTCGCGCCTATGCTGCGCGGACGGCGAAATTCCTGCCCTTCGTCTACTGA
- a CDS encoding TetR/AcrR family transcriptional regulator has protein sequence MPKIVDHDAHSQDLARRAAEYFSHHGYAGSSMRKIAAHLGLSKSALYHYFPTKEALFLACTHQVMGTFTSLALAPDTTEAQKLAQLTDLLRPGFAREMALIFDYLRGKSAEEIAADEAMQLALSTYRRAVADIVGKDAAETALAQLLGTLLLEFMSGR, from the coding sequence ATGCCGAAGATTGTTGACCACGACGCCCACAGCCAGGATCTTGCCCGCCGCGCGGCAGAGTATTTTTCACACCATGGCTATGCTGGCAGTAGTATGCGCAAAATTGCCGCGCATCTGGGGCTGTCGAAAAGCGCGCTCTATCACTATTTCCCGACCAAGGAGGCGCTGTTTCTGGCCTGCACGCATCAGGTGATGGGCACGTTTACCTCCCTGGCCCTCGCACCGGATACAACCGAGGCGCAGAAACTGGCACAGCTGACGGATCTGCTGCGGCCGGGTTTTGCCCGGGAAATGGCGCTGATTTTCGACTATTTGCGCGGTAAATCCGCCGAGGAGATCGCCGCAGATGAGGCGATGCAGCTTGCATTGTCGACATATCGCCGGGCTGTTGCGGACATTGTCGGAAAGGACGCGGCAGAGACCGCCCTTGCCCAGCTGCTCGGCACGCTGCTGCTCGAATTCATGTCTGGACGATAA
- a CDS encoding cell division protein ZapA, with the protein MPEVTIHIGGRGFEVSCQEGEESYLHSAAKMLDDEAQVLSDQIGRMPEARMLLMAGLMLADKTAAVEDRIKEVEAELAERNAELAELRAAPAPEPERIEVPVVPPLVTETLAELAARTEALAQELEEQTAAS; encoded by the coding sequence ATGCCCGAAGTCACTATTCATATCGGGGGTCGCGGTTTTGAGGTCTCCTGCCAGGAGGGCGAAGAGAGCTATCTGCATTCCGCCGCCAAAATGCTGGATGATGAGGCGCAGGTGCTGTCCGACCAGATCGGGCGGATGCCTGAGGCACGGATGCTGTTGATGGCGGGGCTGATGCTGGCGGATAAAACCGCCGCGGTTGAGGACCGCATCAAGGAGGTCGAGGCTGAGCTGGCGGAGCGCAATGCCGAATTGGCGGAGCTGCGCGCAGCACCGGCACCGGAGCCGGAACGGATTGAGGTGCCTGTTGTGCCGCCACTGGTGACCGAGACGTTGGCGGAGCTGGCCGCGCGGACCGAAGCGCTGGCGCAGGAGCTGGAAGAGCAAACCGCAGCAAGCTAA
- the tkt gene encoding transketolase: MDLTALRNANPEHWTKAAAIRALTLDAVAAANSGHSGMPIGMADVATVLFEKHMKFDVANPQWPDRDRFILSAGHGSMLIYSLLYLMGDAQVTLDQVKNFRQMGALTAGHPENFLIDAVETTTGPLGQGIANAVGFAMAEEMQRAQYGRKLVDHHTYVIAGDGCLMEGISQEAIGLAGRHSLGKLIVLWDNNNITIDGTVELSDRTNQVQRFKASGWQVIEIDGHDPKAIDEALTAAKKSKKPSMIACKTHIALGHAAQDTSKGHGALTDADQMRDAKAAYGWTTGPFDVPADVKSQWEAIGRRGASEREAWEARFAEASQQKQDRFNRAYALDAPKKLSATVKALKKQVSETQPKVATRKSSEMALEVINPIMPETVGGSADLTGSNNTKTGDLGIFDTDNRKGRYVYWGIREHGMASAMNGMALHGGMRPYGGTFFCFTDYARPAMRLAALMKIPTVFVMTHDSIGVGEDGPTHQPVEHLAICRATPNTYVFRPADTVETAEAWEIALTSKDTPSVMTLTRQNLPTVRTEHKLSNLTAKGGYVLAEAEGKRQVILIATGSEVSVAMDAKAKLEADGIGTRVVSMPCMELFAEQDEAYRRKVLPAGPVRVGIEAAMRAGGWDRLLMGERGQEKKAAFVGMDSFGASAPAGELFEKFGITAENTVAKVKELLG; this comes from the coding sequence GTGGATCTGACAGCCCTGCGCAACGCAAACCCCGAACATTGGACCAAGGCCGCGGCCATCCGTGCCCTGACCCTTGATGCCGTTGCTGCGGCAAATTCGGGCCATTCCGGCATGCCGATTGGCATGGCCGATGTCGCCACCGTCCTGTTTGAAAAACACATGAAGTTCGATGTGGCCAATCCCCAGTGGCCCGACCGCGACCGGTTTATCCTGTCCGCCGGTCACGGCTCCATGCTGATCTACTCGCTGCTCTATCTCATGGGTGACGCGCAGGTGACGTTGGATCAGGTGAAGAACTTCCGCCAGATGGGCGCGCTGACCGCCGGCCACCCCGAGAATTTCCTGATTGATGCGGTGGAAACCACCACGGGCCCGCTGGGTCAGGGCATCGCCAATGCCGTCGGCTTTGCCATGGCAGAAGAAATGCAGCGCGCGCAGTATGGCCGCAAGCTGGTCGATCACCACACCTATGTGATCGCGGGCGACGGCTGCCTGATGGAAGGCATCAGCCAGGAGGCCATCGGCCTCGCCGGTCGTCATTCCCTGGGCAAGCTGATCGTGCTTTGGGACAACAACAACATCACCATCGACGGCACCGTTGAACTCAGCGACCGCACCAATCAGGTGCAGCGCTTCAAGGCATCGGGCTGGCAGGTCATCGAAATCGACGGCCACGACCCCAAGGCCATCGACGAGGCGCTCACCGCGGCGAAGAAGTCGAAGAAACCGTCGATGATCGCCTGCAAGACGCATATCGCGCTGGGTCACGCCGCACAGGACACCTCCAAGGGTCACGGCGCGCTGACCGACGCCGACCAGATGCGGGACGCCAAGGCGGCCTATGGCTGGACCACCGGCCCGTTTGATGTGCCCGCAGACGTCAAATCCCAGTGGGAAGCCATCGGCCGGCGCGGCGCATCCGAACGCGAAGCCTGGGAAGCCCGCTTTGCAGAAGCCTCCCAGCAAAAGCAGGATCGCTTCAACCGTGCCTATGCGCTGGACGCGCCCAAGAAACTCTCCGCCACCGTCAAGGCGCTGAAGAAGCAGGTCTCCGAAACCCAGCCCAAGGTGGCCACCCGGAAATCCTCCGAGATGGCGCTGGAAGTGATCAACCCGATCATGCCGGAAACCGTGGGCGGCTCTGCGGATCTCACCGGTTCCAACAACACCAAGACCGGCGATCTCGGCATCTTTGACACCGACAATCGCAAGGGCCGTTACGTCTACTGGGGCATCCGTGAGCACGGCATGGCCTCCGCGATGAACGGCATGGCGCTGCACGGTGGCATGCGCCCCTATGGCGGCACCTTCTTCTGCTTCACCGACTATGCCCGCCCCGCGATGCGTCTGGCGGCCCTGATGAAGATCCCGACCGTCTTTGTCATGACCCATGACTCCATCGGCGTTGGCGAAGATGGCCCGACCCACCAGCCGGTGGAGCATCTGGCGATCTGTCGCGCGACCCCGAACACCTATGTGTTCCGTCCCGCCGACACCGTGGAAACCGCAGAGGCCTGGGAAATCGCCCTCACCTCCAAGGACACCCCCTCGGTGATGACCCTGACCCGTCAGAACCTGCCAACCGTGCGGACCGAGCACAAGCTCAGCAATCTCACAGCCAAGGGCGGCTATGTTCTGGCCGAAGCTGAGGGCAAGCGTCAGGTCATTCTGATCGCTACCGGTTCTGAGGTCTCCGTCGCGATGGACGCCAAGGCCAAGCTGGAAGCCGACGGCATCGGCACCCGTGTGGTCTCCATGCCCTGCATGGAACTGTTCGCAGAGCAGGACGAAGCCTACCGCCGCAAGGTCCTGCCCGCAGGCCCCGTCCGCGTCGGTATTGAAGCCGCCATGCGCGCCGGCGGCTGGGATCGTCTGCTGATGGGTGAACGCGGCCAGGAAAAGAAAGCCGCATTCGTGGGCATGGACAGCTTCGGCGCCTCCGCCCCCGCAGGTGAGCTGTTCGAAAAGTTCGGCATCACTGCAGAGAACACCGTTGCGAAGGTGAAAGAACTGCTGGGTTAA
- a CDS encoding DUF808 domain-containing protein, with protein MSGLLALLDDVAGIAKVAAASVDDVAAAAGKAGAKTAGVIIDDAAVTPKYLQGFAPARELPIIWRITRGSLFNKLILLMPVAMLLANFAPWLITPLLMLGGSYLCFEGAEKIFHVLFPHASHAVHEDMSVKDPGHLEEQKIKGAIKTDFILSAEIMTIALAAIEAPNVWMQAATLAVVAIGVTLAVYGSVAVIVKMDDVGLYLAGNAPTPIGRGLGRGLVKFMPVLMWILSVVGTAAMLWVGGSIIIHGLEVLGFGWLGHHIHDWAYAMGHAVPAAWAGFAEWSAKATMDGVFGLAWGLALIPLATKVVGPVIAAISGKKAAH; from the coding sequence ATGAGCGGTTTGTTGGCTTTGCTCGATGATGTGGCAGGCATTGCAAAGGTGGCTGCGGCGTCAGTGGATGACGTGGCAGCAGCGGCGGGGAAGGCCGGGGCCAAAACGGCGGGCGTGATCATCGACGATGCGGCGGTGACACCGAAGTATCTGCAAGGCTTTGCCCCGGCGCGCGAATTGCCGATCATCTGGCGCATCACCCGCGGCTCGCTGTTCAACAAACTGATCCTGCTGATGCCGGTCGCCATGTTGCTGGCCAATTTCGCGCCCTGGCTGATCACGCCGCTGCTGATGCTAGGCGGATCCTATTTGTGTTTTGAGGGCGCCGAGAAGATTTTTCACGTGCTGTTCCCGCACGCAAGCCATGCGGTCCACGAAGATATGAGCGTCAAGGACCCCGGTCATCTGGAAGAGCAGAAGATCAAGGGCGCCATTAAGACCGATTTTATCCTGTCCGCTGAGATCATGACCATCGCGCTGGCTGCCATCGAGGCGCCGAATGTCTGGATGCAGGCGGCAACACTGGCCGTGGTCGCTATTGGGGTGACGCTGGCGGTCTACGGCTCAGTCGCGGTGATCGTGAAGATGGACGACGTGGGCCTGTATCTGGCGGGCAACGCACCAACGCCCATCGGGCGTGGGCTGGGCCGTGGGCTGGTGAAATTCATGCCGGTGCTGATGTGGATCCTGTCGGTGGTCGGCACCGCCGCGATGCTCTGGGTTGGCGGCTCCATCATCATTCACGGGCTGGAGGTTCTGGGCTTTGGCTGGCTGGGCCATCACATCCATGACTGGGCCTATGCGATGGGCCACGCGGTGCCTGCCGCCTGGGCGGGCTTTGCCGAGTGGAGCGCCAAGGCCACAATGGACGGCGTGTTCGGACTGGCCTGGGGGCTGGCTCTGATCCCACTGGCGACGAAGGTTGTGGGGCCGGTGATTGCGGCGATTTCGGGGAAGAAAGCTGCGCACTGA
- the gap gene encoding type I glyceraldehyde-3-phosphate dehydrogenase, whose product MTIKVGINGFGRIGRCTLAHIAASGRDDIEVVKVNATGPLETAAHLLKYDSVHGRFPGEVTLGENTMNLGRGDMQMFSTYNMDELDWSGCDVVLECTGKFNDGEKAKAHLARGAKKVLLSAPGTNVDKTIVFGVNDDKLRAGDRMISNGSCTTNCLAPLAKVLDETVGIESGIMTTIHAYTGDQPTLDRRHDDLYRARAAAMAMIPTTTGAAKALGEVLPNLKGRLDGSAIRVPTPNVSAVDLTFRASKETSVTEINAIMSEAAKGHMSRVIGYEPAPLVSIDFNHTEHSSIFAPDQTRVVENSLVRVLAWYDNEWAFSVRMADVAVAMGRLG is encoded by the coding sequence ATGACCATCAAAGTCGGGATCAACGGGTTTGGCCGCATCGGCCGCTGCACCCTGGCGCATATCGCAGCCTCTGGCCGGGACGATATCGAAGTGGTCAAGGTGAATGCCACCGGCCCGTTGGAGACCGCAGCACATCTGTTGAAATACGACTCCGTGCATGGCCGTTTCCCCGGTGAGGTGACCTTGGGTGAAAACACCATGAACCTCGGTCGTGGTGACATGCAGATGTTCTCCACCTACAATATGGATGAACTGGACTGGTCTGGCTGTGACGTCGTGCTGGAATGTACCGGCAAATTCAACGACGGCGAGAAAGCCAAAGCGCATCTGGCGCGCGGTGCCAAGAAGGTACTGCTGTCTGCCCCCGGCACAAATGTCGATAAGACCATCGTTTTCGGCGTCAATGACGACAAGCTGCGCGCTGGCGACCGGATGATATCCAACGGCTCCTGCACCACCAACTGTCTGGCCCCGCTCGCCAAGGTGCTGGATGAAACTGTCGGCATTGAAAGCGGGATCATGACCACGATCCACGCCTACACCGGGGATCAGCCAACACTGGACCGTCGTCACGACGATCTCTACCGTGCCCGCGCCGCGGCAATGGCGATGATCCCCACCACCACAGGTGCGGCCAAGGCGCTGGGTGAGGTGCTGCCAAACCTCAAGGGCCGTCTGGACGGATCCGCGATCCGCGTGCCGACGCCGAATGTCTCCGCCGTGGATCTGACCTTCCGCGCCAGCAAAGAGACCAGCGTGACCGAGATCAACGCCATCATGAGCGAAGCCGCCAAGGGCCATATGTCCCGCGTGATCGGCTATGAGCCTGCGCCGCTGGTGTCGATTGACTTCAATCACACAGAACACAGCTCGATCTTTGCCCCGGATCAGACCCGCGTGGTGGAAAACAGCCTGGTCCGCGTTCTGGCCTGGTATGACAATGAATGGGCCTTCTCCGTCCGGATGGCGGATGTGGCTGTCGCGATGGGGCGTCTGGGTTAA
- the coaD gene encoding pantetheine-phosphate adenylyltransferase: MRIGLYPGTFDPITLGHIDIIRRASALVDKLVIGVAINRDKGPLFSLEERVAMIEAECAKLSEQTGTEIVAHPFENLLIDCARDVGAQIIVRGLRAVADFEYEFQMVGMNRALDSSVETVFLMAEARHQAIASKLVKEIARLGGDVSKFVTPLVESELRRQLAK; encoded by the coding sequence ATGCGTATTGGCTTGTATCCCGGCACATTCGATCCCATCACATTGGGGCATATAGATATTATCCGCCGGGCCAGCGCGCTGGTGGACAAGCTGGTGATCGGCGTTGCGATCAACCGCGACAAGGGGCCATTGTTTTCGCTGGAAGAGCGTGTCGCCATGATTGAGGCGGAATGTGCCAAGCTCAGCGAGCAGACCGGCACCGAGATTGTCGCCCATCCGTTTGAGAACCTGCTGATTGACTGTGCCCGCGACGTCGGCGCGCAGATCATCGTGCGGGGGCTGCGGGCGGTGGCTGATTTCGAATATGAATTCCAGATGGTCGGCATGAACCGGGCACTCGACAGTTCGGTCGAGACGGTGTTTCTGATGGCCGAAGCGCGGCATCAGGCGATCGCCTCAAAGCTGGTGAAGGAAATCGCGCGGCTGGGGGGGGATGTCTCGAAATTCGTGACGCCTCTGGTCGAAAGCGAGCTGCGCCGTCAATTGGCCAAGTAA
- a CDS encoding CBS domain-containing protein, producing the protein MLVQLILKSKASSGVVTIAPEATISEAAKLLGEHKIGTVLVSSDGETAEGILSERDIVRELARSGSGCLSKPTSEYMTRKLVTCTSQSNVEDVLKQMTEGRFRHMPVVEDGKLIGLVSLGDVVKAQLAEVAMEKDALEGMIMGH; encoded by the coding sequence ATGCTGGTTCAATTGATTCTGAAGTCCAAGGCAAGCTCTGGGGTGGTTACCATTGCTCCTGAGGCAACGATATCCGAGGCAGCCAAACTGTTGGGCGAACATAAAATCGGGACCGTGCTGGTCTCCAGCGATGGCGAGACCGCCGAAGGGATCCTGTCTGAGCGCGATATCGTGCGGGAATTGGCCCGCAGTGGCTCCGGCTGTCTGAGCAAACCCACCAGTGAATATATGACCCGCAAGCTGGTCACCTGCACCAGCCAGTCCAATGTCGAGGATGTGTTGAAACAGATGACCGAGGGACGGTTCCGCCACATGCCGGTGGTGGAAGACGGCAAGCTGATCGGTCTGGTGTCGCTGGGCGATGTTGTGAAGGCACAGCTGGCTGAGGTTGCGATGGAGAAAGATGCCCTTGAGGGCATGATCATGGGGCACTGA